A stretch of Heptranchias perlo isolate sHepPer1 chromosome 1, sHepPer1.hap1, whole genome shotgun sequence DNA encodes these proteins:
- the LOC137329069 gene encoding SWI/SNF-related matrix-associated actin-dependent regulator of chromatin subfamily A member 5 isoform X2, with protein sequence MSEAAEKPNPVPAESQPEEASAAPAAGAQTQTLMESIDAAFIFKMPKPEVREEDPAYEEKMKTDRSNRFDYLLQQTELFAHFIQPAAQKTPTSPLKMKPGRPRVKKDEKQTLLSAGDYRHRRTEQEEDEELLSENSKTTNVCTRFEESPSYIKGGKLRDYQIRGLNWLISLYENGINGILADEMGLGKTLQTIALLGYMKYYRSIPGPHMVLVPKSTLHNWMLEFKRWTPTFRAICLIGDKDQRAAFIRDVLLPGEWDVCVTSYEMLIREKSVFKKFNWRYMVIDEAHRIKNEKSKLSEIVREFKTTNRLLLTGTPLQNNLHELWALLNFLLPDVFNSSADFDSWFDTNNCFGDQKLVERLHMVLRPFLLRRIKAEVEKSLPPKKEVKMYVGLSKMQREWYTRILMKDIDILNSSGKMDKMRLLNILMQLRKCCNHPYLFDGAEPGPPYTTDTHLVVNSGKMVVLDKLLPKVKEQGSRVLIFSQMTRVLDILEDYCMWRNYEYCRLDGQTPHEERQDSISAFNSPGSSKFVFMLSTRAGGLGINLATADVVILYDSDWNPQVDLQAMDRAHRIGQTKTVRVFRFITENTVEERIVERAEMKLRLDSIVIQQGRLVDQNLNKLGKDEMLQMIRHGATHVFASKESEITDEDVDAILERGEKKTAEMNEKLSHMGEGSLRNFTMETEVSVYNFEGEDYREKQKLTLTEWIEPPKRERKANYAVDAYFREALRVSEPKAPKAPRPPKQPNIQDFQFFPPRLFELLEKEILYYRKTIGYKVPRNPDLPNSAQLQKGEQCKIDEAEPLNDDELEEKEKLLTQVGFTNWTKRDFNQFIKANEKWGRDDIENIAREVEGKTPEEVIEYSAVFWERCNELQDIEKIMAQIERGEARIQRRISIKKALDTKIGRYKAPFHQLRIAYGTNKGKNYTEEEDRFLICMLHKLGFDKENVYDELRQCIRNSPQFRFDWFLKSRTAMELQRRCNTLITLIERENLELEEKEKAERKKRGPKTTSAQKRKSDGAPDARGRKKKLKL encoded by the exons atgtcTGAGGCCGCGGAGAAGCCGAACCCGGTCCCGGCCGAGAGTCAGCCGGAGGAGGCGAGCGCGGCGCCAGCGGCTGGAGCCCAGACTCAAAccctg ATGGAAAGTATTGATGCAGCATTTATATTCAAAATGCCTAAACCAGAGGTGAGAGAAGAGGATCCTGCCTAtgaagaaaaaatg AAAACAGACAGGTCAAATAGATTTGATTATCTGCTGCAGCAGACCGAACTTTTTGCCCACTTTATCCAACCTGCTGCACAGAAGACTCCAACTTCGCCTTTAAAGATGAAACCTGGACGTCCTCGCGTAAAGAAAGATGAGAAACAGACACTTCTGTCAGCTGGAGA TTATCGGCATCGCCGTACAGAACAGGAAGAAGATGAAGAACTACTGTCAGAAAACAGCAAGACAACCAATGTCTGCACAAGGTTTGAAGAATCCCCATCAT ATATAAAAGGAGGGAAACTCAGGGACTACCAGATCCGTGGACTGAATTGGCTGATTTCTTTATATGAGAATGGCATTAATGGTATCCTGGCAGATGAAATG GGTCTTGGGAAGACTTTACAAACTATTGCCCTTCTTGGGTACATGAAATATTACAGAAGCATTCCTGGACCTCACATGGTTCTGGTccctaaatctacactgcacaacTGGATGCTTGAGTTCAAGCGATGGACACCAACTTTTCGAGCTATTTGTCTAATTGGTGACAAGGACCAAAGG GCTGCCTTCATCAGAGATGTCCTGCTGCCTGGAGAGTGGGATGTCTGTGTCACATCGTATGAAATGCTGATCAGGGAGAAATCTGTTTTCAAAAAGTTTAATTGGAGGTATATGGTTATAGATGAAGCCCATAGGATCAAAAATGAAAAGTCTAAG CTGTCTGAAATAGTGAGAGAATTCAAGACAACAAATCGGCTATTGCTCACGGGTACACCTCTTCAGAACAACCTGCATGAACTCTGGGCTCTGCTCAACTTCCTTCTTCCAGATGTCTTCAATTCATCTGCT GACTTCGATTCTTGGTTTGACACAAACAACTGTTTTGGAGACCAGAAGCTAGTTGAACGGTTGCATATG GTATTGCGACCCTTCCTTCTCCGACGTATTAAAGCTGAGGTAGAAAAGAGCCTGCCACCAAAAAAGGAAGTCAAAATGTATGTAGGCCTTAGCAAAATGCAAAGGGAATG GTATACCAGGATATTAATGAAGGATATCGACATCCTGAACTCCTCAGGGAAAATGGACAAAATGCGTCTGTTGAACATACTGATGCAACTGCGCAAGTGCTGCAACCACCCATATCTCTTTGATGGAGCTGAGCCCGGCCCACCTTACACTACTGATACTCACCTAGTAGTTAACAGTGGCAAAATGGTGGTATTGGACAAACTACTGCCAAAAGTGAAGGAACAAG GTTCTCGGGTGTTGATCTTCAGCCAAATGACCAGGGTGCTGGATATCTTGGAAGATTATTGTATGTGGAGAAACTATGAGTACTGTAGACTGGATGGGCAGACTCCACATGAGGAGAGACAG gaTTCTATTAGTGCTTTCAATTCTCCTGGGAGCTCAAAGTTTGTCTTCATGTTGAGCACGCGTGCTGGGGGTCTTGGTATAAATCTAGCTACAGCAGATGTGGTAATCCTGTACGACTCTGACTGGAACCCTCAGGTTGATCTCCAGGCTATG GATCGAGCCCACAGAATTGGACAAACAAAAACAGTCAGAGTATTCCGATTTATAACTGAGAACACTGTCGAGGAAAGAATAGTCGAACGTGCTGAAATGAAACTTAGACTGGACTCTATTGTAATTCAGCAAG GAAGGTTGGTAGATCAAAATCTAAATAAGCTGGGTAAAGATGAAATGCTGCAGATGATTCGTCACGGTGCTACCCACGTGTTTGCTTCTAAAGAGAGTGAGATTACAGATGAAGATGTCGATGCTATACTGGAAAGGGGTGAAAAGAAG ACAGCTGAGATGAATGAAAAGCTCTCACATATGGGTGAAGGTTCACTGAGAAACTTCACTATGGAAACCGAGGTCAGTGTGTACAACTTCGAAGGTGAGGACTATAGAGAGAAGCAAAAG TTGACTCTAACTGAATGGATTGAACCCCCCAAACGGGAACGAAAAGCAAACTATGCTGTTGATGCTTATTTCAGAGAGGCCCTCCGTGTCAGTGAGCCGAAAGCACCCAAA GCTCCTCGTCCACCAAAACAGCCCAACATTCAGGACTTCCAATTCTTTCCCCCTCGACTGTTTGAACTGCTAGAGAAAGAAATCCTTTATTACCGAAAAACTATCGGTTACAAG GTGCCACGCAACCCTGATCTACCAAATTCAGCTCAGCTACAGAAAGGAGAACAGTGCAAAATTGATGAGGCTGAACCCCTAAATGATGATGAGCTTGAAGAAAAGGAGAAGCTGCTAACGCAGGTA GGATTTACCAACTGGACAAAAAGGGACTTTAATCAGTTTATCAAAGCAAATGAGAAGTGGGGCCGTGATGACATTGAAAATATTGCCCGTGAAGTAGAGGGGAAAACTCCTGAGGAGGTGATCGAGTACTCTG CTGTGTTCTGGGAGAGATGTAACGAGCTCCAAGACATTGAAAAAATTATGGCACAAATAGAAAGGGGAGAAGCTAGAATCCAAAGGAGGATCAGCATCAAAAAAGCACTAGACACAAAG ATTGGccgttataaagcacctttccaCCAACTGAGAATAGCATACGGCACAAATAAAGGGAAGAACTATACGGAAGAGGAGGACAGATTTCTGATCTGCATGCTGCACAAGCTGGGCTTCGACAAAGAGAATGTTTACGATGAGCTTAGACAGTGCATTCGGAACTCTCCACAATTCAGATTTGACTGGTTCCTGAAATCGAGAACTGCTATG GAGCTCCAAAGGCGATGTAATACTTTAATCACTCTAATAGAAAGAGAAAACTTAGAACTTGAAGAAAAAGAGAAAGCAGAAAGAAAAAAGCGTGGACCAAAAACGACATCG
- the LOC137329069 gene encoding SWI/SNF-related matrix-associated actin-dependent regulator of chromatin subfamily A member 5 isoform X3 yields MSEAAEKPNPVPAESQPEEASAAPAAGAQTQTLMESIDAAFIFKMPKPEVREEDPAYEEKMKTDRSNRFDYLLQQTELFAHFIQPAAQKTPTSPLKMKPGRPRVKKDEKQTLLSAGDYRHRRTEQEEDEELLSENSKTTNVCTRFEESPSYIKGGKLRDYQIRGLNWLISLYENGINGILADEMGLGKTLQTIALLGYMKYYRSIPGPHMVLVPKSTLHNWMLEFKRWTPTFRAICLIGDKDQRAAFIRDVLLPGEWDVCVTSYEMLIREKSVFKKFNWRYMVIDEAHRIKNEKSKLSEIVREFKTTNRLLLTGTPLQNNLHELWALLNFLLPDVFNSSADFDSWFDTNNCFGDQKLVERLHMVLRPFLLRRIKAEVEKSLPPKKEVKMYVGLSKMQREWYTRILMKDIDILNSSGKMDKMRLLNILMQLRKCCNHPYLFDGAEPGPPYTTDTHLVVNSGKMVVLDKLLPKVKEQGSRVLIFSQMTRVLDILEDYCMWRNYEYCRLDGQTPHEERQDSISAFNSPGSSKFVFMLSTRAGGLGINLATADVVILYDSDWNPQVDLQAMDRAHRIGQTKTVRVFRFITENTVEERIVERAEMKLRLDSIVIQQGRLVDQNLNKLGKDEMLQMIRHGATHVFASKESEITDEDVDAILERGEKKTAEMNEKLSHMGEGSLRNFTMETEVSVYNFEGEDYREKQKLTLTEWIEPPKRERKANYAVDAYFREALRVSEPKAPKAPRPPKQPNIQDFQFFPPRLFELLEKEILYYRKTIGYKVPRNPDLPNSAQLQKGEQCKIDEAEPLNDDELEEKEKLLTQGFTNWTKRDFNQFIKANEKWGRDDIENIAREVEGKTPEEVIEYSAVFWERCNELQDIEKIMAQIERGEARIQRRISIKKALDTKIGRYKAPFHQLRIAYGTNKGKNYTEEEDRFLICMLHKLGFDKENVYDELRQCIRNSPQFRFDWFLKSRTAMELQRRCNTLITLIERENLELEEKEKAERKKRGPKTTSAQKRKSDGAPDARGRKKKLKL; encoded by the exons atgtcTGAGGCCGCGGAGAAGCCGAACCCGGTCCCGGCCGAGAGTCAGCCGGAGGAGGCGAGCGCGGCGCCAGCGGCTGGAGCCCAGACTCAAAccctg ATGGAAAGTATTGATGCAGCATTTATATTCAAAATGCCTAAACCAGAGGTGAGAGAAGAGGATCCTGCCTAtgaagaaaaaatg AAAACAGACAGGTCAAATAGATTTGATTATCTGCTGCAGCAGACCGAACTTTTTGCCCACTTTATCCAACCTGCTGCACAGAAGACTCCAACTTCGCCTTTAAAGATGAAACCTGGACGTCCTCGCGTAAAGAAAGATGAGAAACAGACACTTCTGTCAGCTGGAGA TTATCGGCATCGCCGTACAGAACAGGAAGAAGATGAAGAACTACTGTCAGAAAACAGCAAGACAACCAATGTCTGCACAAGGTTTGAAGAATCCCCATCAT ATATAAAAGGAGGGAAACTCAGGGACTACCAGATCCGTGGACTGAATTGGCTGATTTCTTTATATGAGAATGGCATTAATGGTATCCTGGCAGATGAAATG GGTCTTGGGAAGACTTTACAAACTATTGCCCTTCTTGGGTACATGAAATATTACAGAAGCATTCCTGGACCTCACATGGTTCTGGTccctaaatctacactgcacaacTGGATGCTTGAGTTCAAGCGATGGACACCAACTTTTCGAGCTATTTGTCTAATTGGTGACAAGGACCAAAGG GCTGCCTTCATCAGAGATGTCCTGCTGCCTGGAGAGTGGGATGTCTGTGTCACATCGTATGAAATGCTGATCAGGGAGAAATCTGTTTTCAAAAAGTTTAATTGGAGGTATATGGTTATAGATGAAGCCCATAGGATCAAAAATGAAAAGTCTAAG CTGTCTGAAATAGTGAGAGAATTCAAGACAACAAATCGGCTATTGCTCACGGGTACACCTCTTCAGAACAACCTGCATGAACTCTGGGCTCTGCTCAACTTCCTTCTTCCAGATGTCTTCAATTCATCTGCT GACTTCGATTCTTGGTTTGACACAAACAACTGTTTTGGAGACCAGAAGCTAGTTGAACGGTTGCATATG GTATTGCGACCCTTCCTTCTCCGACGTATTAAAGCTGAGGTAGAAAAGAGCCTGCCACCAAAAAAGGAAGTCAAAATGTATGTAGGCCTTAGCAAAATGCAAAGGGAATG GTATACCAGGATATTAATGAAGGATATCGACATCCTGAACTCCTCAGGGAAAATGGACAAAATGCGTCTGTTGAACATACTGATGCAACTGCGCAAGTGCTGCAACCACCCATATCTCTTTGATGGAGCTGAGCCCGGCCCACCTTACACTACTGATACTCACCTAGTAGTTAACAGTGGCAAAATGGTGGTATTGGACAAACTACTGCCAAAAGTGAAGGAACAAG GTTCTCGGGTGTTGATCTTCAGCCAAATGACCAGGGTGCTGGATATCTTGGAAGATTATTGTATGTGGAGAAACTATGAGTACTGTAGACTGGATGGGCAGACTCCACATGAGGAGAGACAG gaTTCTATTAGTGCTTTCAATTCTCCTGGGAGCTCAAAGTTTGTCTTCATGTTGAGCACGCGTGCTGGGGGTCTTGGTATAAATCTAGCTACAGCAGATGTGGTAATCCTGTACGACTCTGACTGGAACCCTCAGGTTGATCTCCAGGCTATG GATCGAGCCCACAGAATTGGACAAACAAAAACAGTCAGAGTATTCCGATTTATAACTGAGAACACTGTCGAGGAAAGAATAGTCGAACGTGCTGAAATGAAACTTAGACTGGACTCTATTGTAATTCAGCAAG GAAGGTTGGTAGATCAAAATCTAAATAAGCTGGGTAAAGATGAAATGCTGCAGATGATTCGTCACGGTGCTACCCACGTGTTTGCTTCTAAAGAGAGTGAGATTACAGATGAAGATGTCGATGCTATACTGGAAAGGGGTGAAAAGAAG ACAGCTGAGATGAATGAAAAGCTCTCACATATGGGTGAAGGTTCACTGAGAAACTTCACTATGGAAACCGAGGTCAGTGTGTACAACTTCGAAGGTGAGGACTATAGAGAGAAGCAAAAG TTGACTCTAACTGAATGGATTGAACCCCCCAAACGGGAACGAAAAGCAAACTATGCTGTTGATGCTTATTTCAGAGAGGCCCTCCGTGTCAGTGAGCCGAAAGCACCCAAA GCTCCTCGTCCACCAAAACAGCCCAACATTCAGGACTTCCAATTCTTTCCCCCTCGACTGTTTGAACTGCTAGAGAAAGAAATCCTTTATTACCGAAAAACTATCGGTTACAAG GTGCCACGCAACCCTGATCTACCAAATTCAGCTCAGCTACAGAAAGGAGAACAGTGCAAAATTGATGAGGCTGAACCCCTAAATGATGATGAGCTTGAAGAAAAGGAGAAGCTGCTAACGCAG GGATTTACCAACTGGACAAAAAGGGACTTTAATCAGTTTATCAAAGCAAATGAGAAGTGGGGCCGTGATGACATTGAAAATATTGCCCGTGAAGTAGAGGGGAAAACTCCTGAGGAGGTGATCGAGTACTCTG CTGTGTTCTGGGAGAGATGTAACGAGCTCCAAGACATTGAAAAAATTATGGCACAAATAGAAAGGGGAGAAGCTAGAATCCAAAGGAGGATCAGCATCAAAAAAGCACTAGACACAAAG ATTGGccgttataaagcacctttccaCCAACTGAGAATAGCATACGGCACAAATAAAGGGAAGAACTATACGGAAGAGGAGGACAGATTTCTGATCTGCATGCTGCACAAGCTGGGCTTCGACAAAGAGAATGTTTACGATGAGCTTAGACAGTGCATTCGGAACTCTCCACAATTCAGATTTGACTGGTTCCTGAAATCGAGAACTGCTATG GAGCTCCAAAGGCGATGTAATACTTTAATCACTCTAATAGAAAGAGAAAACTTAGAACTTGAAGAAAAAGAGAAAGCAGAAAGAAAAAAGCGTGGACCAAAAACGACATCG
- the LOC137329069 gene encoding SWI/SNF-related matrix-associated actin-dependent regulator of chromatin subfamily A member 5 isoform X4: MESIDAAFIFKMPKPEVREEDPAYEEKMKTDRSNRFDYLLQQTELFAHFIQPAAQKTPTSPLKMKPGRPRVKKDEKQTLLSAGDYRHRRTEQEEDEELLSENSKTTNVCTRFEESPSYIKGGKLRDYQIRGLNWLISLYENGINGILADEMGLGKTLQTIALLGYMKYYRSIPGPHMVLVPKSTLHNWMLEFKRWTPTFRAICLIGDKDQRAAFIRDVLLPGEWDVCVTSYEMLIREKSVFKKFNWRYMVIDEAHRIKNEKSKLSEIVREFKTTNRLLLTGTPLQNNLHELWALLNFLLPDVFNSSADFDSWFDTNNCFGDQKLVERLHMVLRPFLLRRIKAEVEKSLPPKKEVKMYVGLSKMQREWYTRILMKDIDILNSSGKMDKMRLLNILMQLRKCCNHPYLFDGAEPGPPYTTDTHLVVNSGKMVVLDKLLPKVKEQGSRVLIFSQMTRVLDILEDYCMWRNYEYCRLDGQTPHEERQDSISAFNSPGSSKFVFMLSTRAGGLGINLATADVVILYDSDWNPQVDLQAMDRAHRIGQTKTVRVFRFITENTVEERIVERAEMKLRLDSIVIQQGRLVDQNLNKLGKDEMLQMIRHGATHVFASKESEITDEDVDAILERGEKKTAEMNEKLSHMGEGSLRNFTMETEVSVYNFEGEDYREKQKVSLVLVGYLIFNIFFLLNCFTKMLLYPQLTLTEWIEPPKRERKANYAVDAYFREALRVSEPKAPKAPRPPKQPNIQDFQFFPPRLFELLEKEILYYRKTIGYKVPRNPDLPNSAQLQKGEQCKIDEAEPLNDDELEEKEKLLTQGFTNWTKRDFNQFIKANEKWGRDDIENIAREVEGKTPEEVIEYSAVFWERCNELQDIEKIMAQIERGEARIQRRISIKKALDTKIGRYKAPFHQLRIAYGTNKGKNYTEEEDRFLICMLHKLGFDKENVYDELRQCIRNSPQFRFDWFLKSRTAMELQRRCNTLITLIERENLELEEKEKAERKKRGPKTTSAQKRKSDGAPDARGRKKKLKL, from the exons ATGGAAAGTATTGATGCAGCATTTATATTCAAAATGCCTAAACCAGAGGTGAGAGAAGAGGATCCTGCCTAtgaagaaaaaatg AAAACAGACAGGTCAAATAGATTTGATTATCTGCTGCAGCAGACCGAACTTTTTGCCCACTTTATCCAACCTGCTGCACAGAAGACTCCAACTTCGCCTTTAAAGATGAAACCTGGACGTCCTCGCGTAAAGAAAGATGAGAAACAGACACTTCTGTCAGCTGGAGA TTATCGGCATCGCCGTACAGAACAGGAAGAAGATGAAGAACTACTGTCAGAAAACAGCAAGACAACCAATGTCTGCACAAGGTTTGAAGAATCCCCATCAT ATATAAAAGGAGGGAAACTCAGGGACTACCAGATCCGTGGACTGAATTGGCTGATTTCTTTATATGAGAATGGCATTAATGGTATCCTGGCAGATGAAATG GGTCTTGGGAAGACTTTACAAACTATTGCCCTTCTTGGGTACATGAAATATTACAGAAGCATTCCTGGACCTCACATGGTTCTGGTccctaaatctacactgcacaacTGGATGCTTGAGTTCAAGCGATGGACACCAACTTTTCGAGCTATTTGTCTAATTGGTGACAAGGACCAAAGG GCTGCCTTCATCAGAGATGTCCTGCTGCCTGGAGAGTGGGATGTCTGTGTCACATCGTATGAAATGCTGATCAGGGAGAAATCTGTTTTCAAAAAGTTTAATTGGAGGTATATGGTTATAGATGAAGCCCATAGGATCAAAAATGAAAAGTCTAAG CTGTCTGAAATAGTGAGAGAATTCAAGACAACAAATCGGCTATTGCTCACGGGTACACCTCTTCAGAACAACCTGCATGAACTCTGGGCTCTGCTCAACTTCCTTCTTCCAGATGTCTTCAATTCATCTGCT GACTTCGATTCTTGGTTTGACACAAACAACTGTTTTGGAGACCAGAAGCTAGTTGAACGGTTGCATATG GTATTGCGACCCTTCCTTCTCCGACGTATTAAAGCTGAGGTAGAAAAGAGCCTGCCACCAAAAAAGGAAGTCAAAATGTATGTAGGCCTTAGCAAAATGCAAAGGGAATG GTATACCAGGATATTAATGAAGGATATCGACATCCTGAACTCCTCAGGGAAAATGGACAAAATGCGTCTGTTGAACATACTGATGCAACTGCGCAAGTGCTGCAACCACCCATATCTCTTTGATGGAGCTGAGCCCGGCCCACCTTACACTACTGATACTCACCTAGTAGTTAACAGTGGCAAAATGGTGGTATTGGACAAACTACTGCCAAAAGTGAAGGAACAAG GTTCTCGGGTGTTGATCTTCAGCCAAATGACCAGGGTGCTGGATATCTTGGAAGATTATTGTATGTGGAGAAACTATGAGTACTGTAGACTGGATGGGCAGACTCCACATGAGGAGAGACAG gaTTCTATTAGTGCTTTCAATTCTCCTGGGAGCTCAAAGTTTGTCTTCATGTTGAGCACGCGTGCTGGGGGTCTTGGTATAAATCTAGCTACAGCAGATGTGGTAATCCTGTACGACTCTGACTGGAACCCTCAGGTTGATCTCCAGGCTATG GATCGAGCCCACAGAATTGGACAAACAAAAACAGTCAGAGTATTCCGATTTATAACTGAGAACACTGTCGAGGAAAGAATAGTCGAACGTGCTGAAATGAAACTTAGACTGGACTCTATTGTAATTCAGCAAG GAAGGTTGGTAGATCAAAATCTAAATAAGCTGGGTAAAGATGAAATGCTGCAGATGATTCGTCACGGTGCTACCCACGTGTTTGCTTCTAAAGAGAGTGAGATTACAGATGAAGATGTCGATGCTATACTGGAAAGGGGTGAAAAGAAG ACAGCTGAGATGAATGAAAAGCTCTCACATATGGGTGAAGGTTCACTGAGAAACTTCACTATGGAAACCGAGGTCAGTGTGTACAACTTCGAAGGTGAGGACTATAGAGAGAAGCAAAAGGTAAGTTTAGTTTTGGTTGGCTatttaatttttaatatattttttcttttaaactgcTTTACTAAAATGTTGCTTTATCCACAGTTGACTCTAACTGAATGGATTGAACCCCCCAAACGGGAACGAAAAGCAAACTATGCTGTTGATGCTTATTTCAGAGAGGCCCTCCGTGTCAGTGAGCCGAAAGCACCCAAA GCTCCTCGTCCACCAAAACAGCCCAACATTCAGGACTTCCAATTCTTTCCCCCTCGACTGTTTGAACTGCTAGAGAAAGAAATCCTTTATTACCGAAAAACTATCGGTTACAAG GTGCCACGCAACCCTGATCTACCAAATTCAGCTCAGCTACAGAAAGGAGAACAGTGCAAAATTGATGAGGCTGAACCCCTAAATGATGATGAGCTTGAAGAAAAGGAGAAGCTGCTAACGCAG GGATTTACCAACTGGACAAAAAGGGACTTTAATCAGTTTATCAAAGCAAATGAGAAGTGGGGCCGTGATGACATTGAAAATATTGCCCGTGAAGTAGAGGGGAAAACTCCTGAGGAGGTGATCGAGTACTCTG CTGTGTTCTGGGAGAGATGTAACGAGCTCCAAGACATTGAAAAAATTATGGCACAAATAGAAAGGGGAGAAGCTAGAATCCAAAGGAGGATCAGCATCAAAAAAGCACTAGACACAAAG ATTGGccgttataaagcacctttccaCCAACTGAGAATAGCATACGGCACAAATAAAGGGAAGAACTATACGGAAGAGGAGGACAGATTTCTGATCTGCATGCTGCACAAGCTGGGCTTCGACAAAGAGAATGTTTACGATGAGCTTAGACAGTGCATTCGGAACTCTCCACAATTCAGATTTGACTGGTTCCTGAAATCGAGAACTGCTATG GAGCTCCAAAGGCGATGTAATACTTTAATCACTCTAATAGAAAGAGAAAACTTAGAACTTGAAGAAAAAGAGAAAGCAGAAAGAAAAAAGCGTGGACCAAAAACGACATCG